The Vibrio ishigakensis genome has a window encoding:
- a CDS encoding DUF368 domain-containing protein → MNYFTNFLKGMAMGAADVVPGVSGGTIAFITGVYDTLLESIRRINPSLIGILKEKGIKGAFEHINGLFLVTLFGGVLTSILTLAKLISWLLVTHPIPLWSFFFGLILVSVWHILRQIESFNASKWAFLLVGVGFAYMITVINPLQLEPTGINVVLAGAIAICAMILPGISGSFILLLIGMYAPVLAAVKGFQIDILALFLVGCVSGLLSFSHLLSWLLKRFRDFTLMFLVGLMIGTLPKIWPWKQTLTWRTNSSGEQVPLIQENLMPHTFESIFNTSSQLPLAIIMMLVAIGMVLALEKIADK, encoded by the coding sequence GGTGCCGCGGACGTAGTTCCGGGAGTATCTGGCGGTACCATTGCCTTTATTACCGGTGTTTACGATACCCTGCTCGAGAGTATCCGTCGCATCAACCCTAGCCTCATTGGCATATTAAAAGAGAAAGGCATCAAAGGTGCTTTCGAGCATATCAATGGCTTGTTCCTAGTTACTCTTTTTGGTGGCGTACTGACCAGCATCCTTACTCTAGCTAAGCTTATCTCTTGGCTCCTAGTTACCCATCCTATTCCTCTATGGTCTTTTTTCTTTGGTCTTATCCTAGTCTCGGTATGGCATATACTGCGTCAAATAGAGTCATTTAACGCCTCAAAGTGGGCTTTTCTACTAGTGGGTGTTGGCTTTGCTTACATGATCACTGTGATCAACCCACTGCAGCTTGAACCAACGGGCATCAATGTAGTGCTTGCTGGTGCAATCGCGATTTGCGCTATGATTTTGCCGGGTATCTCAGGTAGCTTCATTCTGCTACTAATCGGGATGTACGCTCCCGTTCTTGCTGCGGTAAAAGGCTTTCAGATTGATATCCTTGCACTCTTCCTGGTGGGTTGTGTTAGCGGCTTGTTGAGTTTTTCTCATCTGCTTTCTTGGCTACTAAAGCGCTTTAGAGATTTCACCCTAATGTTCTTGGTAGGTCTAATGATTGGCACCTTGCCAAAGATTTGGCCGTGGAAACAAACCCTAACTTGGCGCACTAACTCGAGCGGTGAACAAGTGCCTCTCATTCAAGAAAACCTAATGCCTCATACCTTTGAATCTATCTTCAATACATCATCTCAACTGCCACTTGCTATCATCATGATGTTAGTCGCCATTGGTATGGTGCTGGCCCTTGAAAAAATTGCGGATAAGTAA